The following coding sequences are from one Devosia neptuniae window:
- the mepA gene encoding penicillin-insensitive murein endopeptidase, translating to MQLRFLSAIFTAFLLLAAPGHGQQAARDLFSAVTGPTGGPSVPIGSYAKGCIAGAVQLATDGPGWQAMRLSRDRRWGTPELVQYIGALAQAAAQDGWPGLLVGDMGQPRGGPAKSGHASHQIGLDVDLWLQPMPGHTLSAQEREELSAISVLKQGSRDIDPNRFGEAERLLIYRAAQLPGVARIFVAPGIKRSLCQTRWRDRSFLGKIRPWYGHDDHIHVRLSCPTGASSCQDQDVVPPGDGCGSELDYWFTDAPYQPSTSPPAPPLTLADLPKACTAVLEAR from the coding sequence ATGCAGCTCCGCTTTCTAAGTGCCATATTCACCGCCTTCTTGCTGCTCGCCGCGCCTGGGCATGGGCAACAGGCCGCGCGTGACCTGTTTAGCGCAGTGACGGGTCCGACCGGTGGGCCTTCGGTGCCGATCGGCAGCTATGCCAAGGGTTGCATTGCTGGGGCCGTGCAATTGGCGACGGATGGGCCGGGCTGGCAGGCCATGCGATTGTCGCGTGACCGCCGCTGGGGCACGCCCGAGCTGGTGCAATATATCGGTGCGCTCGCCCAGGCTGCGGCGCAGGATGGCTGGCCGGGCCTCCTGGTCGGCGATATGGGACAGCCGCGCGGCGGACCGGCCAAAAGCGGGCACGCCTCCCATCAGATCGGGCTCGATGTCGATCTCTGGTTGCAGCCCATGCCGGGCCACACCCTGAGCGCCCAGGAGCGCGAGGAGCTATCCGCCATTTCGGTGCTCAAGCAGGGCAGCCGCGACATCGATCCAAACCGTTTTGGTGAAGCCGAGCGCCTGCTGATCTATCGCGCGGCGCAATTGCCGGGCGTCGCCCGCATCTTCGTCGCACCGGGCATAAAGCGCTCGCTGTGCCAGACGCGGTGGCGGGACCGCAGTTTTCTCGGCAAGATCCGCCCCTGGTATGGTCACGACGACCACATCCATGTCCGGCTTTCCTGCCCAACTGGAGCTTCGTCCTGTCAGGACCAGGACGTGGTGCCGCCCGGGGACGGCTGCGGCTCCGAACTCGACTATTGGTTCACCGATGCCCCCTACCAGCCCAGCACCAGCCCACCGGCCCCGCCGCTGACGCTGGCGGATTTGCCCAAGGCCTGCACGGCTGTCCTTGAAGCAAGATGA
- a CDS encoding ABC transporter substrate-binding protein, whose translation MAAAPASAQSVLTASSEQTTTWVRNFNPFNQTSARATTKDFIYEPLAIFNRLAGNKWEYRLAESFELADDLKSISFTLRDGLKWSDGEPITADDVVFTYDYLKKFPALDFNSVAPLMESVEKVDERTVRFNLVQPNSLIATTIVAMPIVPEHIWKDVADPVTFANETPVGSGPLTEITRFTPQVYEQCRNPNYWDAENLKVDCMRLPQLADNPQVLSALADGTLDWATSFIPDIDNTFVAKDPEHNKYWFLPSSLVAFTLNLESPDENNRKAFNDVNFRRAVSMLIDRQTIIDIAGYGYPVINEDPSMLGEFYKAFSNPEVATQFGQYGKFDLDAGVALLETSGYVDKDGDGFRDNPDGTPIAIDIEIPNGWTDWIDATQIAIETLKEAGLNVKMSTPEESVWASDLIGAKYAMSLNAIGSAANPYFPYIRSFNPADFGKSRTSAQRWTDPEVVEMLNKYTQVKDPAEQKSIMDAIQLKVAEAMPVIPVYNSPSFYQYSTKRFTGWASAENPIVSPVISNANPGRLLQLLALRPVAQ comes from the coding sequence ATGGCCGCGGCGCCCGCCAGCGCCCAGAGTGTGCTGACGGCCAGTTCCGAACAGACCACCACCTGGGTGCGCAATTTCAACCCGTTCAACCAGACCTCTGCCCGCGCCACCACCAAGGATTTCATCTACGAGCCGCTGGCCATCTTCAATCGCCTGGCCGGCAACAAATGGGAATATCGCCTGGCGGAGAGTTTCGAGCTGGCGGACGATCTCAAATCGATCAGCTTCACCCTGCGTGACGGGCTCAAATGGTCCGACGGCGAGCCCATCACCGCCGATGACGTGGTGTTCACCTACGATTATCTCAAGAAATTCCCGGCCCTCGATTTCAACTCGGTGGCGCCGCTGATGGAGTCGGTGGAAAAGGTCGACGAGCGCACGGTGCGTTTCAACCTGGTGCAGCCCAATTCGCTGATCGCTACCACCATCGTGGCCATGCCCATCGTGCCCGAGCACATCTGGAAGGATGTCGCCGATCCGGTCACCTTCGCCAATGAGACCCCGGTCGGCTCGGGTCCGCTCACCGAAATCACCCGCTTCACGCCCCAGGTCTATGAGCAATGCCGCAATCCCAATTACTGGGATGCCGAGAACCTCAAGGTCGATTGCATGCGGCTACCTCAGCTGGCCGACAATCCGCAGGTCCTCTCGGCACTGGCCGATGGCACGCTCGACTGGGCGACCAGCTTCATTCCCGATATCGACAATACGTTCGTGGCCAAGGACCCCGAGCACAATAAATACTGGTTCCTGCCCTCGAGCCTGGTGGCATTCACGCTCAATCTCGAAAGCCCCGACGAGAACAACCGGAAAGCCTTCAACGACGTGAATTTCCGCCGCGCGGTCAGCATGCTGATCGACCGGCAGACCATCATCGACATTGCCGGCTATGGCTATCCAGTGATCAACGAAGATCCCTCCATGCTGGGCGAATTCTACAAGGCCTTCAGCAATCCCGAAGTCGCCACCCAGTTCGGCCAATATGGCAAGTTCGACCTTGATGCCGGCGTGGCCCTGCTCGAAACCTCGGGTTATGTCGACAAGGATGGCGATGGTTTCCGTGACAATCCCGACGGCACCCCAATCGCCATCGACATCGAAATCCCCAATGGCTGGACCGACTGGATCGACGCCACCCAGATCGCCATCGAGACGCTGAAAGAGGCGGGCCTCAACGTGAAGATGAGCACGCCCGAGGAATCGGTCTGGGCCTCCGATCTGATCGGCGCGAAATACGCCATGTCGCTCAACGCCATAGGGTCGGCCGCCAATCCCTATTTCCCCTATATTCGCTCGTTCAACCCCGCCGACTTCGGCAAGAGCCGGACCTCGGCCCAGCGCTGGACCGATCCTGAAGTGGTCGAGATGCTCAACAAATATACCCAGGTGAAGGACCCGGCCGAGCAGAAGTCGATCATGGACGCCATCCAGCTCAAGGTCGCGGAGGCCATGCCGGTGATCCCGGTCTACAACAGCCCGTCCTTCTACCAGTACAGCACCAAGCGCTTCACTGGCTGGGCCAGCGCGGAAAATCCCATCGTTTCGCCGGTGATTTCCAACGCCAATCCGGGCCGCCTGCTCCAGCTGCTGGCCCTGCGGCCGGTCGCACAATAG
- a CDS encoding SDR family NAD(P)-dependent oxidoreductase, producing the protein MPVTPRSTALVTGASSGIGASYAKRLAARGHDLILVARRADRLEKLANELTSAFGVSVRTVIADLSSDAGMAEVANILAADTSIDMLVNNAGVSYLGASMDIAPEAIDTLLAVNITALTRLSRAALGGFVARNRGTIVNIGSVLAFKAPPIASAYSGTKAYVLLYTRGLQAELKDTAVRVQAVLPAGVATEIYDGTILPLDQIPAELVMNVDALVDAALAGLDRGEEVTLPSVGDLDLWARFDAAQDALFAASQTGTPAPRYGV; encoded by the coding sequence ATGCCTGTCACTCCCCGTTCCACCGCCCTGGTCACCGGCGCCTCCTCCGGCATCGGCGCCAGTTATGCCAAGCGTCTGGCGGCCCGCGGCCATGACCTGATCCTCGTCGCCCGCCGCGCCGACCGACTCGAGAAGCTGGCGAACGAGTTGACCAGCGCCTTTGGCGTTAGTGTGCGAACCGTCATTGCTGACCTGTCCAGCGATGCCGGTATGGCAGAGGTCGCCAATATCCTGGCCGCGGATACTTCGATCGACATGCTGGTCAACAATGCCGGCGTCTCGTATCTCGGCGCCAGCATGGACATCGCGCCGGAAGCAATCGACACCCTGCTTGCCGTCAACATCACCGCATTGACCCGCCTGTCGCGCGCTGCACTGGGCGGTTTTGTCGCCCGCAATCGCGGGACCATCGTCAATATCGGCTCGGTCCTGGCGTTCAAGGCTCCCCCGATCGCCTCGGCCTATAGCGGCACCAAGGCCTATGTGCTGCTGTATACGCGCGGCTTGCAGGCCGAACTGAAGGACACTGCCGTGCGGGTGCAGGCGGTGCTGCCCGCCGGGGTCGCCACCGAAATTTATGATGGCACCATCTTGCCGCTCGACCAGATTCCGGCCGAGCTGGTGATGAATGTCGATGCGCTGGTCGACGCTGCCCTGGCGGGGCTCGATCGCGGCGAAGAGGTCACCTTGCCATCGGTGGGCGATCTGGACCTCTGGGCGCGCTTCGACGCTGCCCAGGATGCCCTGTTCGCCGCCAGCCAGACGGGAACACCCGCACCGCGCTACGGCGTTTAA
- a CDS encoding LysR family transcriptional regulator: protein MKREDLSDLAAFLAVAEERSFTRGAIRLGLSQATLSQTVSNLERRLGLRLLARTTRSVRTTEAGQRLLETLRPALADIDAQVQALIALSDTPSGTIRLTSIRFAARALVLPALSAFRQAYPRVKVEISAEDAFTDIVASGFDGGIRFGHQVEKDMVAVPIGPDARVAVVAAPGYFERHGRPENPRDLARHDCINFRMASAGSIARWQFWENGRALDVKVDGALTVNDGDLLAQAALDGQGLAYIFEDQVAEHLKSGRLLRCLEAWCPPLPGYHLYYPTRRQKTPALAALVEALRYRA from the coding sequence ATGAAGCGTGAGGATCTGAGCGATCTGGCGGCGTTCCTGGCCGTGGCCGAGGAGCGCAGTTTCACGCGCGGCGCGATCCGGCTTGGCCTGTCGCAGGCGACGCTGAGCCAGACGGTCAGCAATCTCGAACGGCGCCTGGGGCTGCGCCTATTGGCGCGCACTACGCGCAGCGTACGCACCACCGAAGCGGGCCAGCGCCTGCTGGAAACGCTGCGGCCCGCCCTTGCCGATATCGATGCGCAGGTGCAGGCGCTCATCGCCTTGAGCGACACGCCTTCCGGCACTATTCGGCTGACCAGCATCCGCTTTGCCGCCCGCGCCCTGGTGCTGCCGGCCCTGTCGGCGTTTCGCCAGGCCTATCCGCGCGTCAAGGTGGAAATCTCCGCCGAGGATGCCTTCACCGATATCGTGGCGAGCGGCTTCGACGGGGGCATTCGCTTTGGCCATCAGGTGGAAAAGGACATGGTGGCGGTGCCCATCGGCCCCGATGCCCGCGTGGCCGTGGTGGCAGCGCCGGGCTATTTCGAGCGCCATGGCAGGCCGGAAAATCCGCGCGATCTGGCCCGGCACGATTGCATCAATTTCCGCATGGCCAGCGCCGGCAGTATCGCCCGCTGGCAATTCTGGGAGAATGGAAGGGCGCTCGACGTCAAGGTCGATGGCGCGCTCACGGTCAATGACGGCGATCTGCTGGCGCAAGCCGCTCTGGACGGGCAGGGGCTGGCCTATATTTTCGAGGATCAGGTGGCCGAGCACTTAAAGAGCGGCCGACTGCTGCGCTGTCTCGAGGCCTGGTGCCCGCCCTTGCCGGGATACCACCTCTATTATCCCACCAGGCGGCAGAAGACCCCGGCGCTGGCAGCACTTGTGGAAGCGCTGCGCTATCGAGCGTGA
- a CDS encoding AraC family transcriptional regulator: protein MKPDNGQSDHLQRLRQIEAAPAPVYALPSSYPAGHAVAPHHHSRAQLLYPRTGVVMVTSSQGRWMVPPEHALWIPPELEHSVDMIGHVHMLSIYVSPAALPDISANVRVVALTDLARALIVEAVALPQDNTTRSDLVMALLLDEIAKLPEMPLGLPFPSEPRLAALCRSFIENPSPHLVIDEWAGALPMSRRAFTRTFRRQTGLSLSLWRQQACLLSALPRLANGEAVTSVALDLGYDSAAAFTTMFKRMLGAPPRQYFAGTGGSPAS, encoded by the coding sequence ATGAAACCGGACAACGGGCAGAGCGATCATCTGCAGCGCCTGCGCCAGATCGAGGCCGCCCCGGCGCCGGTTTACGCCCTGCCCTCGAGCTATCCCGCCGGCCACGCCGTCGCGCCGCATCACCATAGCCGCGCCCAATTGCTATATCCCCGCACCGGCGTCGTCATGGTGACGTCCAGCCAGGGCCGCTGGATGGTGCCACCCGAACATGCCTTGTGGATTCCGCCCGAACTCGAGCATTCCGTGGATATGATCGGCCATGTCCATATGCTCTCGATCTATGTCTCGCCGGCGGCTCTGCCCGACATATCGGCCAATGTGCGCGTGGTGGCGCTGACCGATCTGGCCCGCGCGTTGATCGTGGAAGCCGTCGCCCTGCCGCAAGACAACACCACGCGCTCGGATCTCGTCATGGCGCTGCTGCTCGATGAAATCGCCAAACTGCCCGAAATGCCGCTCGGCCTACCCTTCCCATCCGAGCCGCGCCTCGCCGCGCTCTGCCGCAGCTTCATCGAAAACCCGTCCCCGCATCTGGTGATCGACGAATGGGCCGGGGCGCTCCCCATGAGCCGCCGCGCCTTCACCCGGACATTTCGCCGCCAGACCGGATTGAGCCTGTCGCTCTGGCGCCAGCAGGCCTGCCTGCTCAGCGCATTGCCGCGCCTGGCCAATGGCGAAGCGGTCACCAGCGTGGCGCTGGACCTCGGCTACGACAGCGCCGCCGCCTTCACCACCATGTTCAAACGCATGCTGGGCGCCCCGCCGCGGCAGTATTTTGCGGGAACCGGCGGCTCTCCGGCATCATAG
- a CDS encoding MFS transporter — protein sequence MTNSAVTADREAGEQTAFAVIMAVSFCHLLNDTMQSLIPALYPMIKADYGLDFTQIGFLGLVFQVTASLLQPLIGIYTDKRPLPYSLPIGMGFTLIGLVVLAYAHSYWMLLVGAGVVGLGSAVFHPESSRVARLASGGRHGLAQALFQVGGNFGSAVGPLLAAFIVLPRGQGSVAWFSLAALLGIGVLWQVGNWYSRHRAANRSRKAPAPAVTLPRKTVIMAIAVLALLVFSKYVYMSSLSSFYTFYMIERFAVSVQDAQILLFVFLGAVAIGTVAGGPIVDWFGTKFVIWLSILGALPFTLALPYADFTWTVVLTFIIGVILASAFSAIVVFAQELVPGRVGMIAGLFFGFAFGIGGIGAAVLGIVADRTSIEFVYQICSYLPLLGLLTIFLPDIGKGRRSKKAA from the coding sequence GTGACGAATAGTGCAGTGACTGCAGATCGGGAAGCGGGGGAACAGACGGCGTTTGCCGTCATCATGGCAGTGAGTTTCTGCCATCTGCTCAATGACACGATGCAGTCGCTTATTCCCGCGCTCTATCCAATGATCAAAGCGGATTACGGGCTCGATTTCACCCAGATCGGGTTTTTGGGCCTGGTGTTCCAGGTTACGGCCTCGCTGCTGCAGCCCTTGATCGGCATCTATACCGACAAGCGCCCGCTGCCCTATTCCCTGCCCATCGGCATGGGCTTCACCCTGATTGGCCTTGTCGTGCTGGCCTATGCGCATTCCTATTGGATGCTGCTGGTCGGCGCGGGCGTGGTGGGGCTGGGCTCGGCAGTGTTCCACCCCGAATCCTCCCGCGTGGCGCGGCTGGCCTCGGGCGGACGGCATGGGTTGGCGCAGGCGCTGTTTCAGGTCGGCGGCAATTTCGGTTCGGCCGTGGGGCCGCTGCTGGCCGCGTTCATCGTCTTGCCGCGCGGGCAGGGCAGCGTTGCCTGGTTCTCGCTGGCGGCATTGCTGGGCATCGGCGTGCTGTGGCAGGTGGGCAATTGGTATAGCCGTCACCGCGCCGCCAATCGGAGCCGCAAAGCCCCCGCACCGGCCGTGACCTTGCCGCGCAAGACCGTCATCATGGCCATTGCCGTGCTGGCCTTGCTGGTGTTCTCGAAATATGTCTACATGAGCAGCCTTTCGAGCTTTTACACCTTCTACATGATCGAACGCTTTGCCGTGTCGGTACAGGACGCGCAGATCCTGTTGTTCGTGTTCCTGGGCGCGGTGGCCATCGGCACGGTGGCGGGCGGACCGATCGTGGACTGGTTCGGCACCAAATTCGTGATCTGGCTGTCGATCCTGGGGGCGCTGCCGTTCACCCTGGCGCTGCCCTATGCCGATTTCACCTGGACGGTGGTGTTGACCTTCATCATCGGGGTGATCCTGGCCTCGGCTTTCTCGGCCATTGTGGTGTTTGCGCAGGAATTGGTGCCCGGCCGGGTTGGCATGATTGCAGGCCTGTTCTTTGGCTTTGCCTTCGGCATTGGCGGAATTGGTGCGGCGGTGCTGGGCATCGTGGCGGACCGGACGAGCATAGAGTTCGTCTACCAGATCTGCTCCTATCTGCCGCTGCTGGGCCTGTTGACCATTTTCCTGCCCGATATCGGCAAGGGCCGGCGCAGCAAGAAGGCGGCATAA